One Hevea brasiliensis isolate MT/VB/25A 57/8 chromosome 5, ASM3005281v1, whole genome shotgun sequence genomic region harbors:
- the LOC131179870 gene encoding uncharacterized protein LOC131179870, producing the protein MPLSTATSLGQLQRMSVNECKMLQQIVASEGDGVEDEICFSKLEYLKLDRLPCLASFCSGNHAFNFPSLETIIVTECPKMKFFAQGVLSTPKLLRVRTKWCHLEDNWRWEGNLNDTIQELFMEMGDE; encoded by the exons ATGCCTCTGTCAACAGCTACAAGCCTGGGGCAACTCCAAAGAATGAGCGTAAACGAATGCAAAATGCTACAACAAATAGTAGCAAGTGAGGGAGATGGAGTAGAAGATGAGATTTGTTTCAGCAAACTAGAATATTTGAAGCTTGATCGTTTACCATGCCTTGCAAGCTTCTGCTCAGGTAATCATGCCTTCAATTTCCCATCTTTGGAAACAATAATTGTTACAGAATGCCCCAAGATGAAGTTTTTTGCTCAAGGAGTGTTAAGCACACCAAAGCTTCTAAGAGTACGAACAAAATGGTGTCATTTGGAGGATAATTGGCGTTGGGAAGGCAACCTTAATGACACAATACAAGAGTTATTCATGGAAATG GGTGATGAATAA